The DNA sequence ATGAAAACAAACTCAGTAATTAAGTAGAAAATTTTTAAGAAAATTTTATTTACCCAACTGTGTAAATCATTGTTGGGTAAATTTTTATTTCAAATATTTATGTAATCAAATCAACAAAATGAAGATAAATGCAAAGCTACTATTACTCACATTTACAATTATCACTTTAGTATCCGTTACTTCGGCATTTATTTATCATACGCTCACCAAAGAATTTTTACTAAAGCAGCAATCAAAAAATTTAATTAATTCTGCAAATGATTTTATTTTTACATTTCAGCAAATAGTTGATGACATCGATTCTGATTTTCAAAATAATTACAAAAATGAAAATTTTTCGTTTTCAAGTTCCGAAATTGATTTTATAGTTTCTGCAAATATTGAAGATGAATTATTATCATCAAATTTTAAAATTAAACCCAATGTAAAAATTTATACGGATGTTCATTCACTTAAACAATTCTATGAACTAAACCGAAATCTAATTATTCGTCAGAAAAAAAATAATGAAGGATATATTTATTTCGGCAAAATTATTAACTCAAACTTTCTCACAAATCTCGCGGAAAAAATTCGCTCCGATATTGCGCTTGTTGATAATGGTGTAATTTCGTTATTATCAAATAATACCGATAACGAACAATATCTTCCTTCTTTAAGCAAAGCTGCGCGGGAGTTAAACGGTAAAAGTAATTTTGAACTTTTTGAAGAAGATGTAAATAATGCCGATTTATTTGTTACACATTTTTCTCCGGCTGCGCATAATCATTTTGGAAATAAATTAGACTTTATTGTATTTTCAATTTCCAACGAAGCCTCAACTTTCAGTAATACGATGAATCTTGTAACACTCGTAATTGTGTTATCCGGAATTTCATTAACAATTGTTTTTCTATTTTTATTTACCACAAAATTCAGAAAACAGCTTGAGTACATTTCAAATAGCGTTTCACAAATTGCTAAAGGTAAACTTGATGAAAGAGTTAAAATAATTTTGCAGGATGAAATTGGAAATCTTGGTTCCGCATTTAATAACATGCTTGAGGAAATTAAAAAAAGAGACGATTCTGAAAAAGAATACACAGAATTTATTTCTTTGATAAATAAGAAACCGGCATTAAAAGAAATTGGCGAAGTTACAATTGAGAAAATAATTTTATCAACCGGTGTTGATATTGGCGGAATTTATCTTTTAGAAAATAATTTGCTTATGCCTTTGGCAGTTTACGGGATTCCACATTTAGGTGATAAGGTTATTTACGAATCAAGTTTTTATAAACGCGCGATTGATAATAAAGAAATTATTGAAATAGAATTTGAAAATAATCACCCTATTGTGAGAACCGGTTTAACCGAACTCAAAATAAATTACTTATACATTCTGCCAATTTCTTATAACTATGAAGTTATTGCAATTTTAGAATTGGCTTCAGTAAATAAACCGCAGAATGACGTTAAGCAATATTATGAAAAAATTAAAGATCAATTATCAATTGGAATTGCAAACGGAAAAGCATTCAGCAAACTTCAAAACCTTGTTGATGAATTGCAGCAATTAAATAATGCTTATCAAAAACAAAATATTGAGATAACTGAAAAAAATATTGAATTATTGGAACTTCATGATAAACTAAAAAAAGGTGCTGAAGAATTAGAAATCCAAAAGGAAAAAGCTGTTGAATCTGCAAAACTAAAATCTCAATTTTTAGCAAACATGTCGCATGAATTAAGAACTCCGCAAAATTCAATTTTGGGTTTAACGGAATTAATTTTGAAAGATACAAATACTGATTCCAAAACAAAGGAAAGATTAAATGTAGTTTTGCGAAATGGTAAAAAACTTTTAAATCTTATTGAAAACATTCTTGAATTTTCAAAATTAGAATCCGGCAATATTGTATTAACCGAATCGGAAATTTTATTGAGTGATTTTATAAATGAAGTAAAAAGTTTTATCTCGCCGATTTTCTTAGAAAGAGAAATTTCATTTAACATAACAATTCCAAATGATTATGATTATTTGATAAAATCTGATATCAAAAAAATTGAACAAATAATTTATAACCTTGTTGGAAACGCTGCTAAATTTACAAAAGAGGGATTTGTAAATTTAAAATTACATGTAAATAACAATGAATTAATTATTGAAGTTGAAGACAGCGGTCCGGGAATTTCTGACGAAGATAAAAAAATAATCTTTGAGGAATTTAGACAAGCCGATGCAAGTTTAAATAGAAAATTCAGCGGTACAGGTTTGGGTTTAGCAATTTGTAAAAAATATACAAATCTTTTGCGCGGAGAAATTAATGTAATTTCAGAACTTGCAAAAGGTTCTAAATTTATTGTGCGAATTCCAAATACAATAAAAGACAAAGTAAAAAATCATGTTGTAAATTTTGAGAACACTCAGCAAAAAATATTTAAAGCTGTAATAATTTCTGACGGCGAAGATTCAATAAAATTAATTGGCGATTATCTAAAATCAAATAATGTTCAAGTAGAAATTCCGAATGTTAATGAATTTAATATTATTACAATTGAAGAAAGCTTTCCGGATGTAATAATTCTTGATGTATTATTGAAAAATAGAAATGGCTGGCAACTTTTACAAAAATTAAAAGAAAATAATTTCACTTCAAATATTCCTATAGTTTTAATTAACATGGATGAAGAAGCAAATTGCGGACTTGGATTTAATATTTATGATTTTGCAGTTAAAGATTTAACAAGACTAAATGTTATAAATGTTATTGAAAACATTGAGAAAAAACAAAGTATAAAGTTCAGAAAAATTTTGTTTGTTACGGATGAACAAAAATATAGCAAACTTGAAGAAGAATTAATTCACGATGAATTGAAAACTTATCAAACGTCAGATCATCACTCAATATGCGAAAATATTAAAAAGATTGAACCCGATTTAATTATAATTGATCAATTCAATAAAAATTTTGATTCATTCATTTTATTAAATGAAATTCAAGAAGATATTTATTCGAAAAATATTCCCGTTGTTTCGTTCATTCAAAATTTAAATGATGAAAAAGAAATTCAAGAAACAAATAATAAAATATTTGAAACAACATTAATTGCTCAACATCATCCTTTAGATGTTTTAAAAATTATTAAAGATAGAATTGAACTAATTGACGCTTCGGTTTTTAAATCAATTCAAAATGAGAATATTGAAACATCCGTAAATATTGGTAGAACTTTTGTTCAGAAAAATTATTCAGACTCCTACAATATTCTTGTTGTTGATGATGACAAAGATGCAAGATTTACAATTGGCGAGATTATAAAATCATTAGGTTACAACCCAATTTTTGCAGAAGATGGATTTGAATGTTTGGAAATTCTGAAAAACGAAAAACCGGATATTGTTTTACTGGATATTATGATGCCCAAAATGGATGGGTTTCAAACAATTAAAAAAATTAGAAATAATCCGGAAACTAAAACACTTAGAGTATTTGCGTTAACAGCTTATGCAATGCTTTCAGATAGAGAAATAATTGAAAAGAATGGTTTTAACGGATTATTCACAAAGCCAGTAAATACCGGACAATTAGAAAAAAGATTAAAAAATATTTTCAAATTAATTGCATGACAAAAATATTTAAAATACTTGTCGTTGATGACCAGCCGGATAATGTTTTTCTTCTTGAAGATAGATTGAATAAAGAAGGATTTAATGTCAGCAGAGCTTACGATGGAAAATCAGCAATAAAAAAGGCTGAGCTTGAGAAACCGGATTTAATTTTGTTAGATGTAATGATGCCTGATATCGACGGATTTGAAGTCTGCAAATCATTAAAGCTAAACCAGCACACAAATTCAATTCCGGTAATATTAGTAACTGCGTTAAATTCATCTTCGGATATTGAAAAGGGATTTGAGGTTGGAGCTTTTGATTATATAAAAAAACCGTTTAATAGAACTGAACTTTTGGCAAGAGTAAAAGCAGCATTAAGATTTAACGAAACAAATAAATTATATATTGAATTAGAAAAAATTAATACCTTTTCAACAACGGTAAAAAAAACAAACCATGAAATTAAACAGCCGCTTACTTTAATTAATTTATCTGTTACCGCACTAAAACGTGAAATTGAATCCGAAACATTTAATAAAAATTCTGCAATAAAAAGAGTTGAGTTTATTGAAAATGCGGTTAAAGATATTTTACATTTTATGGGAACAATGTTAA is a window from the Ignavibacteriota bacterium genome containing:
- a CDS encoding response regulator; this encodes MKINAKLLLLTFTIITLVSVTSAFIYHTLTKEFLLKQQSKNLINSANDFIFTFQQIVDDIDSDFQNNYKNENFSFSSSEIDFIVSANIEDELLSSNFKIKPNVKIYTDVHSLKQFYELNRNLIIRQKKNNEGYIYFGKIINSNFLTNLAEKIRSDIALVDNGVISLLSNNTDNEQYLPSLSKAARELNGKSNFELFEEDVNNADLFVTHFSPAAHNHFGNKLDFIVFSISNEASTFSNTMNLVTLVIVLSGISLTIVFLFLFTTKFRKQLEYISNSVSQIAKGKLDERVKIILQDEIGNLGSAFNNMLEEIKKRDDSEKEYTEFISLINKKPALKEIGEVTIEKIILSTGVDIGGIYLLENNLLMPLAVYGIPHLGDKVIYESSFYKRAIDNKEIIEIEFENNHPIVRTGLTELKINYLYILPISYNYEVIAILELASVNKPQNDVKQYYEKIKDQLSIGIANGKAFSKLQNLVDELQQLNNAYQKQNIEITEKNIELLELHDKLKKGAEELEIQKEKAVESAKLKSQFLANMSHELRTPQNSILGLTELILKDTNTDSKTKERLNVVLRNGKKLLNLIENILEFSKLESGNIVLTESEILLSDFINEVKSFISPIFLEREISFNITIPNDYDYLIKSDIKKIEQIIYNLVGNAAKFTKEGFVNLKLHVNNNELIIEVEDSGPGISDEDKKIIFEEFRQADASLNRKFSGTGLGLAICKKYTNLLRGEINVISELAKGSKFIVRIPNTIKDKVKNHVVNFENTQQKIFKAVIISDGEDSIKLIGDYLKSNNVQVEIPNVNEFNIITIEESFPDVIILDVLLKNRNGWQLLQKLKENNFTSNIPIVLINMDEEANCGLGFNIYDFAVKDLTRLNVINVIENIEKKQSIKFRKILFVTDEQKYSKLEEELIHDELKTYQTSDHHSICENIKKIEPDLIIIDQFNKNFDSFILLNEIQEDIYSKNIPVVSFIQNLNDEKEIQETNNKIFETTLIAQHHPLDVLKIIKDRIELIDASVFKSIQNENIETSVNIGRTFVQKNYSDSYNILVVDDDKDARFTIGEIIKSLGYNPIFAEDGFECLEILKNEKPDIVLLDIMMPKMDGFQTIKKIRNNPETKTLRVFALTAYAMLSDREIIEKNGFNGLFTKPVNTGQLEKRLKNIFKLIA
- a CDS encoding response regulator, encoding MFKILVVDDQPDNVFLLEDRLNKEGFNVSRAYDGKSAIKKAELEKPDLILLDVMMPDIDGFEVCKSLKLNQHTNSIPVILVTALNSSSDIEKGFEVGAFDYIKKPFNRTELLARVKAALRFNETNKLYIELEKINTFSTTVKKTNHEIKQPLTLINLSVTALKREIESETFNKNSAIKRVEFIENAVKDILHFMGTMLKIKEPEVKEYLDNLKANQFKIGEEEIVESEKSF